From the Butyrivibrio fibrisolvens genome, one window contains:
- the radA gene encoding DNA repair protein RadA: MPAKIKTAFFCQNCGYESSKWMGQCPSCHEWNTMVEEMVKPEPKNKRVALGSGMSVHAASSVDAAPKSLSQIELGQEDRSDTHIGELNRVLGGGLVRGSLTLVGGDPGIGKSTLLLQVARNMSDDGHAILYISGEESLRQIKLRANRIGTFTDNLKFLCETNLSTIEAVITKDKPEIVIIDSIQTMFNEDVSSAPGSVSQVRETTAVLLRIAKSMNVSIFIVGHVTKEGTVAGPRVLEHMVDTVLYFEGDRHASYRILRGVKNRFGSTNEIGVFEMRQDGLAEVANPSEFMLDGRPEDASGSIVTCSVEGTRPILLEIQALVCRTSFGFPRRQANGTDYNRVNLLMAVLEKRVGLQMADCDAYVNLAGGMKLQEPALDLGICLAVISSFKNKPIDSSVVAFGEVGLSGEVRSVSMTEQRVMEAKKLGFKTIILPKAYENKLKDTKGLEIIGVRSLQDAMKIF; encoded by the coding sequence ATGCCTGCTAAGATTAAAACAGCATTTTTTTGTCAGAACTGCGGATATGAATCATCTAAGTGGATGGGACAGTGTCCGTCATGTCATGAATGGAATACGATGGTTGAGGAGATGGTCAAGCCTGAGCCCAAGAATAAAAGAGTAGCACTTGGGAGTGGGATGTCTGTTCATGCAGCTTCATCTGTAGATGCTGCTCCAAAATCATTATCTCAGATAGAATTAGGTCAAGAAGACAGAAGTGATACACATATAGGTGAACTTAACAGAGTACTTGGAGGGGGACTTGTAAGAGGTTCCCTTACACTTGTGGGAGGAGATCCGGGAATAGGCAAGTCAACACTTCTTTTGCAGGTTGCCAGGAATATGTCTGATGACGGACATGCTATCTTGTATATATCAGGAGAGGAATCATTAAGGCAGATAAAGCTAAGAGCCAATCGTATCGGAACTTTTACAGATAATCTTAAGTTTTTGTGCGAGACCAACCTTTCTACAATAGAGGCGGTTATCACCAAGGATAAACCTGAGATAGTGATCATAGATTCTATTCAGACTATGTTCAATGAAGATGTATCATCCGCGCCGGGAAGCGTATCACAGGTAAGAGAGACAACGGCAGTTCTTCTTCGTATAGCCAAGAGCATGAATGTATCAATATTTATAGTAGGGCATGTCACCAAGGAAGGAACAGTAGCCGGTCCCAGAGTTCTTGAACATATGGTTGATACTGTGCTTTATTTTGAAGGTGATCGACATGCATCCTATAGGATACTTAGAGGAGTCAAGAACAGGTTCGGTTCGACCAATGAGATAGGTGTATTTGAAATGAGACAGGACGGTCTTGCAGAAGTTGCCAATCCGTCTGAATTCATGCTGGACGGAAGACCAGAAGATGCCAGCGGAAGCATAGTTACATGTTCAGTAGAAGGTACAAGGCCGATACTACTTGAGATACAGGCGCTTGTATGTCGTACAAGTTTTGGATTCCCAAGAAGGCAGGCCAATGGTACAGATTATAACAGAGTAAACCTCCTTATGGCTGTTCTTGAGAAAAGAGTCGGACTTCAGATGGCAGATTGCGATGCATATGTAAATCTTGCAGGAGGAATGAAGCTTCAGGAGCCTGCGCTAGACCTTGGAATATGCCTTGCGGTTATATCAAGCTTTAAGAATAAACCTATAGATTCATCTGTTGTTGCATTTGGTGAAGTGGGACTATCCGGAGAAGTCAGAAGCGTAAGTATGACTGAGCAAAGGGTTATGGAAGCTAAGAAGCTGGGATTTAAAACCATAATCCTTCCTAAAGCTTATGAGAATAAGCTCAAAGATACAAAAGGGCTTGAGATCATAGGCGTAAGATCACTTCAGGATGCAATGAAGATATTCTAA
- a CDS encoding GntR family transcriptional regulator, which yields MTIEIDFNSDDAIYLQLCNQIILGIATSQFHEGEQLPSVRTLAEAIGINMHTVNKAYSILQREGFVKIDRRKGAVIAVDIDKLQALEEAKQGLEVVLARALCKNISRNEIHNLIDQIYDDYSGI from the coding sequence ATGACTATAGAAATTGATTTTAACAGTGATGATGCCATATATCTTCAGCTTTGCAATCAGATCATACTAGGTATAGCTACTTCACAGTTTCATGAAGGAGAGCAGCTTCCAAGTGTGAGAACACTTGCAGAAGCAATTGGTATTAATATGCATACGGTCAATAAAGCTTATTCGATATTGCAAAGGGAAGGCTTTGTTAAGATTGACCGTAGAAAAGGTGCTGTGATAGCAGTGGATATAGATAAGCTGCAGGCACTTGAAGAAGCCAAGCAAGGGCTTGAAGTCGTTTTGGCAAGAGCTCTATGCAAGAATATATCAAGAAATGAGATTCATAATCTTATAGATCAGATTTACGATGATTACAGCGGAATCTGA
- a CDS encoding SH3 domain-containing protein, which produces MEKNRGRITALVVVFATIITLVFGGRYIASAETVTYATVTASSAKVRSNTDTSSEVVGSLKSGDQVQILSEVTDANGQVWYKVNVVGGTGYVRGDLVTKGEPQEVDTTNTTTTTETTPSTDANTTTNTETTTAQDTQTTVDLPDTQVTAMDSTSATVTTSKANVRSGAGTAYSVAGSVASGDVVTITGTANDSAGKQWYYITLSNGVQGFIRADLVQLGAATPADQTGDTGEQTDGGENTENPENPENPDNTEGTDTQETTEPAQEQTNTGNAIVATTSSDSYYVFIDTDGTYQLVKNTDGSPVKYSVEGILAANDYIQTHGTQKAFGLLDIILIVLVIVLAGAVIFLFIRLRNLLYYDDEGGNYEDDNMQYDEEPRPRKAGFFEKLRSKKNDGYDEGYEDGYPEDGYHEDGYPEDGYPEDYPEEEPAPDNGRGSAVNGSTVRPERDSRPTPRKSRNFADDDDFEFEFLDLDNDNDGKRR; this is translated from the coding sequence ATGGAAAAAAATCGTGGGAGAATAACCGCATTGGTAGTTGTGTTTGCAACTATCATTACTCTGGTATTTGGAGGCCGATATATTGCAAGCGCTGAGACTGTAACTTATGCAACAGTTACGGCTTCATCTGCAAAGGTGCGTTCTAATACTGACACTTCTAGTGAAGTAGTAGGAAGTCTTAAGAGCGGAGATCAGGTTCAGATTCTTTCTGAAGTTACAGATGCAAATGGCCAGGTTTGGTACAAGGTCAATGTAGTAGGCGGTACAGGTTATGTAAGAGGAGATCTTGTTACTAAGGGAGAGCCTCAGGAGGTAGATACTACAAATACTACTACAACAACTGAGACTACACCTTCTACAGATGCTAATACTACAACTAATACCGAAACAACCACGGCACAGGATACACAGACAACGGTAGATCTTCCTGATACACAGGTTACAGCTATGGATTCTACATCTGCAACTGTAACAACAAGTAAGGCTAATGTACGTTCAGGCGCCGGTACAGCATATTCTGTAGCAGGAAGTGTTGCAAGCGGAGATGTTGTAACTATAACAGGTACAGCCAATGATTCTGCAGGTAAGCAGTGGTACTATATCACTCTTTCAAATGGCGTTCAGGGCTTTATCCGTGCAGATCTCGTACAGCTTGGTGCTGCTACACCTGCAGATCAGACAGGAGATACAGGTGAACAGACTGATGGCGGCGAGAATACTGAGAACCCGGAGAATCCGGAGAATCCTGATAATACCGAGGGCACAGATACTCAGGAGACTACTGAGCCTGCTCAGGAACAGACCAATACAGGTAATGCTATAGTAGCAACTACATCTAGTGATTCTTATTATGTTTTTATCGATACTGACGGAACATATCAGCTTGTTAAGAATACTGATGGCAGTCCTGTAAAGTACAGCGTTGAAGGCATACTTGCAGCCAACGATTATATCCAGACACATGGAACTCAGAAAGCCTTTGGTCTTCTTGATATAATCCTTATCGTTCTTGTAATAGTCCTTGCAGGAGCTGTTATATTCCTGTTCATCAGACTTAGAAACCTTCTTTATTATGATGATGAAGGCGGCAATTACGAAGATGATAATATGCAGTACGATGAAGAGCCAAGACCACGTAAGGCAGGTTTTTTTGAAAAGCTAAGATCCAAGAAGAATGATGGATATGATGAAGGTTATGAAGATGGCTATCCTGAAGATGGTTATCATGAAGACGGTTATCCGGAGGATGGCTATCCTGAAGACTATCCTGAAGAAGAACCTGCTCCTGATAACGGAAGAGGCTCTGCTGTTAATGGCTCTACAGTAAGACCTGAGAGAGACTCAAGACCGACTCCTCGTAAATCAAGAAATTTTGCAGATGATGATGATTTTGAGTTCGAGTTCCTTGATCTTGACAACGATAATGACGGAAAAAGACGTTGA
- a CDS encoding extracellular solute-binding protein translates to MKKKVLTVLLTQALVASMLVGCGGSGTDNNEGGTTDNTQSTDNSTDNTQATDGDQSTAEAPAIDYGSGEITIWVAENVVDLTQKLVDDFVASNDAYSGYAGNITVEAVGEGDAASNMITDVSGGADIYGFAQDQLTRLVAAGALQPLNDNMTSWVTSNNDEGAIGAATSGDTLYAFPMTSDNGYFLYYDSSVVTDPTSLEQIIADCEAAGKGFYADLDSAWYNAAFFFGAGCTCSFETDKDGNFTGVTADYASDAGLVAIKEMAEVASSKAFVDGSSAGEATNVGAIIDGTWDSAALEDMLGDNYACAALPSFEGVDGQTYHLSGFSGNKLLGVKPQTEGGKLAMCYEIAKMLTDTDAQLERFTAQGWGPSNLAAQGDSKVQANVALAALQEQMPYMIPQGQYPGEWWDLAGSLGADVENGTLTVDSSDDDFMAELKTHDDTCATLVQ, encoded by the coding sequence ATGAAAAAGAAAGTTTTAACCGTTTTACTGACACAGGCTCTCGTGGCTTCCATGCTTGTTGGTTGTGGTGGTTCAGGTACTGACAACAACGAGGGTGGCACTACAGACAACACACAAAGTACTGATAACTCAACAGATAATACACAGGCAACAGATGGCGATCAGAGCACTGCAGAAGCTCCTGCAATCGATTATGGTTCAGGTGAGATCACAATCTGGGTTGCTGAGAACGTAGTCGATCTTACACAGAAACTTGTTGATGATTTCGTAGCTTCCAACGATGCATATTCAGGATATGCCGGCAATATCACAGTAGAAGCTGTTGGCGAAGGTGATGCTGCTTCTAACATGATCACAGACGTATCCGGCGGTGCTGATATTTATGGATTCGCACAGGATCAGCTTACACGTCTTGTAGCAGCAGGTGCTCTTCAGCCTCTTAATGACAATATGACATCATGGGTTACTTCTAATAATGATGAAGGTGCTATCGGAGCAGCTACATCAGGTGATACTCTTTATGCATTCCCTATGACATCTGATAACGGATATTTCCTGTACTATGATAGCTCAGTAGTTACAGATCCTACATCTCTTGAGCAGATCATCGCTGATTGCGAAGCTGCTGGTAAGGGATTCTATGCTGATCTTGATTCTGCATGGTACAATGCAGCATTCTTCTTCGGTGCAGGATGTACATGTTCTTTTGAAACAGATAAAGACGGTAACTTCACAGGCGTTACAGCAGACTATGCTTCAGATGCTGGTCTTGTAGCTATCAAAGAGATGGCTGAGGTTGCTTCTTCTAAAGCATTTGTTGATGGCTCATCAGCTGGTGAAGCTACAAATGTAGGTGCTATCATCGATGGTACATGGGATAGCGCAGCTCTTGAAGATATGCTTGGTGACAACTATGCATGTGCAGCTCTTCCTTCATTTGAAGGTGTTGATGGACAGACATATCACCTTAGCGGATTCTCAGGCAACAAGCTTCTTGGTGTTAAGCCTCAGACAGAAGGCGGCAAGCTTGCTATGTGCTATGAGATAGCTAAGATGCTCACAGATACAGATGCTCAGCTTGAGAGATTCACAGCTCAGGGTTGGGGACCTTCAAACCTTGCAGCACAGGGTGATAGCAAAGTTCAGGCCAATGTAGCTCTTGCAGCTCTTCAGGAGCAGATGCCTTACATGATCCCTCAGGGTCAGTATCCTGGAGAATGGTGGGATCTTGCAGGTTCTCTTGGAGCAGACGTTGAGAACGGAACTCTTACAGTAGATTCTTCTGACGATGACTTCATGGCAGAGCTTAAGACACACGATGACACATGCGCTACACTTGTACAGTAA
- a CDS encoding ATP-dependent Clp protease ATP-binding subunit codes for MNSQFTDKAENALKTARKASRSLKLNYVGTEHILLGLIREEGSVASRILIDNGIDEKRLMDLVKDLIVQDGSVTTMDRDGFSPRAQQVLNEAHRQADRFRASKTGTEHILLALIKDGENVAVRLISTLNVPVQKLYAETLAAMGEDPNLVKEDLGKRQSGRKKGSALAQYSRDLTALAAAGKLDPVIGRESEIKRVVQILSRRTKNNPCLIGEPGVGKTAVVEGLAQSIVSGDVPFTVQNKRLLTLDLSGMIAGSKYRGEFEERIKKVIHEVAEDGNIILFVDEMHTLIGAGGAEGAIDASNILKPSLARGEIQIIGATTISEYRKYVEKDAALERRFQPVTVEEPTMEETLNILNGILYKYEEHHHVRILPEAVKAAAELSNRYINDRNLPDKAIDLIDEAASAVRLHSMGDTSKMRDLDSQIKDLDDQVEEALKSEDYRQAGELNRQQALLIKKYNRMKAANERKEQTGSITVDANDIAEVVALWTKIPVKKIAEKESERLLKLESTLHKRVIGQAEAVQAVSKAIRRGRVGLQDPNRPIGSFLFLGPTGVGKTELSKALAEAMFGSENSLIRVDMSEYMEPHSVSKMIGSPPGYVGYDEGGQLSEKVRRNPYSVILFDEIEKAHPDVFNILLQVLDDGHITDAKGRKVSFKNTIIIMTSNVGAQKIVSPKRLGFDTKVDAKKDYETMKSGVMDEVKRLFKPEFINRIDEIMVFHQLSNEEMMQIVTLLSSSLAKRCKEQLNIKLTISSAVKKHLVDKYSEQKMGARPLKRAIQTVVEDSMAEELLKGNIKRDSEVVVGIKDGTIVFTSKAEKAAKAASKAKSSANKKAKAKKTPAKKTAEAKTKKKVGRPKKVATV; via the coding sequence ATGAATTCACAGTTTACAGATAAAGCCGAAAACGCGCTTAAAACAGCTCGCAAGGCTTCAAGAAGTCTGAAACTGAACTATGTGGGAACGGAGCATATATTGCTCGGTCTTATCAGAGAAGAAGGAAGTGTCGCATCCAGAATTTTAATAGATAATGGAATAGATGAAAAACGTCTCATGGATCTTGTCAAAGATCTTATAGTCCAGGATGGAAGTGTTACTACTATGGACCGTGACGGTTTTTCACCAAGAGCACAGCAGGTCCTTAATGAAGCTCACCGTCAGGCGGACAGATTCCGTGCGTCCAAGACAGGAACAGAGCATATCCTTCTGGCTCTTATCAAGGATGGCGAGAATGTAGCTGTCAGACTTATCTCTACTCTTAATGTTCCGGTTCAGAAGCTCTATGCAGAGACTCTTGCAGCTATGGGCGAAGATCCTAATCTTGTCAAAGAAGATCTTGGAAAGCGCCAGTCAGGTCGTAAGAAAGGAAGTGCTCTTGCGCAGTACAGCCGTGATCTTACAGCACTTGCAGCTGCAGGTAAGCTCGATCCTGTTATCGGACGTGAGTCTGAGATCAAACGTGTTGTTCAGATTTTGTCCAGAAGGACCAAGAACAATCCGTGTCTGATAGGAGAACCCGGAGTAGGTAAGACTGCAGTTGTTGAAGGTCTTGCGCAGAGTATCGTATCCGGTGATGTTCCGTTTACAGTTCAGAATAAGCGTCTTCTTACTCTTGATTTATCCGGTATGATCGCTGGATCTAAGTATAGAGGCGAGTTCGAGGAACGTATCAAGAAGGTCATCCATGAAGTTGCAGAAGATGGCAATATCATCCTCTTTGTAGATGAGATGCATACACTTATCGGAGCAGGTGGTGCAGAAGGTGCTATTGATGCTTCTAATATTTTAAAGCCATCTCTTGCAAGAGGTGAGATTCAGATAATAGGTGCTACTACTATATCTGAGTATAGGAAATATGTTGAGAAAGATGCTGCATTGGAGCGTCGTTTTCAGCCTGTAACGGTAGAAGAGCCTACGATGGAAGAGACTCTTAATATTTTAAATGGTATACTTTACAAATATGAAGAGCATCACCATGTACGTATTCTTCCTGAAGCTGTTAAGGCTGCTGCAGAACTTTCCAACAGGTATATCAATGATAGAAATCTTCCTGATAAGGCTATTGACCTTATCGATGAAGCTGCATCCGCAGTGAGACTACACTCAATGGGAGATACATCCAAAATGCGTGACCTTGATAGTCAGATCAAGGATCTTGATGATCAGGTTGAGGAAGCTCTTAAGAGTGAAGACTATAGACAGGCAGGAGAGCTTAACAGACAGCAGGCACTTCTTATCAAGAAGTACAACAGGATGAAGGCTGCTAATGAGCGCAAAGAACAGACTGGTTCGATCACTGTTGATGCTAATGATATAGCTGAAGTTGTTGCCCTTTGGACCAAGATCCCTGTTAAGAAGATTGCAGAAAAAGAATCTGAGCGTCTTCTTAAACTTGAATCTACTCTTCATAAGAGAGTAATAGGTCAGGCAGAAGCTGTTCAGGCAGTATCAAAAGCTATAAGAAGAGGACGTGTCGGCCTTCAGGATCCAAATAGACCGATCGGGTCATTCCTCTTCCTTGGACCTACAGGTGTAGGTAAGACAGAGCTTTCCAAGGCTCTTGCAGAAGCTATGTTCGGATCAGAGAACTCTCTTATCCGTGTAGATATGTCCGAATATATGGAACCACATAGTGTGTCCAAGATGATCGGATCACCTCCAGGATATGTAGGATATGATGAAGGCGGTCAGCTTTCTGAGAAAGTAAGAAGAAATCCTTATTCCGTAATCCTTTTTGATGAGATAGAAAAGGCACATCCGGATGTGTTCAATATCCTGCTTCAGGTACTGGATGATGGTCATATTACAGATGCAAAGGGACGTAAAGTAAGCTTCAAGAATACTATCATAATTATGACATCCAATGTTGGTGCCCAGAAGATTGTATCTCCTAAGAGACTTGGCTTTGATACTAAGGTTGATGCCAAGAAAGATTATGAGACAATGAAGAGCGGCGTTATGGATGAAGTTAAGCGTCTGTTCAAACCTGAATTCATCAATAGAATTGATGAGATCATGGTATTCCATCAGCTTTCTAATGAAGAGATGATGCAGATTGTGACACTATTGTCATCCTCTCTTGCAAAGAGATGCAAAGAGCAGCTTAATATTAAGCTTACTATATCATCTGCTGTTAAAAAGCACCTTGTTGACAAGTATTCAGAGCAGAAGATGGGCGCAAGACCGCTTAAGCGTGCTATTCAGACAGTTGTCGAAGATTCGATGGCAGAAGAACTTCTCAAAGGCAATATTAAGCGTGACAGTGAAGTTGTTGTAGGAATTAAAGATGGTACTATTGTCTTTACAAGCAAGGCAGAAAAAGCTGCAAAGGCTGCAAGTAAGGCAAAGTCATCTGCAAACAAGAAGGCTAAAGCAAAGAAAACGCCTGCCAAGAAGACTGCAGAGGCTAAAACTAAAAAGAAGGTCGGAAGACCCAAAAAAGTTGCAACTGTTTAA
- a CDS encoding LacI family DNA-binding transcriptional regulator, whose amino-acid sequence MATIKDIANKLGISVSTVSKGLNGAKDISASLRQEVLETAVEMGYTGRKTKRQSQKRLCIFIENMDYESTGTFGYDIVLGFRQAAYKEQFEVVIQPVSHEFQVSENYDTYMLGNGFSGAFLLGFSLEDPWMEQIKSTAFSTVLLDNFIEKNPNVGYIGTDSEEGIAIAIEHLTKLGHEKIAFLDGSRGSMVSDLRMIAYLDSMSSHRLPVDPNLAVYGYFVADAAHYHVPTFLDLGATAILCGNDLIASGVIEECKRSGYKVPEDISVIGFDDLPLAQHLDPPLTTVKQDRIEIGKCGFYILRAMNEHISLSKNLLRPSLSVRSSTAIAKPRLAKRHSLDKDSVISANPELYAQFQQHRQIR is encoded by the coding sequence ATGGCTACCATAAAAGATATTGCCAATAAGCTTGGCATTTCAGTCAGCACCGTTTCCAAAGGATTGAATGGTGCCAAAGACATCAGCGCTTCTCTAAGGCAGGAAGTATTAGAAACTGCTGTCGAGATGGGATATACCGGTCGAAAGACCAAAAGGCAGAGTCAGAAACGTCTGTGCATCTTTATAGAAAACATGGATTATGAATCCACAGGCACCTTCGGTTATGATATAGTACTCGGATTCAGACAGGCTGCATATAAGGAACAGTTTGAAGTTGTAATACAGCCGGTAAGCCATGAATTTCAGGTGAGTGAAAATTATGATACCTACATGCTTGGCAATGGTTTTTCGGGAGCGTTTCTTCTTGGTTTTTCTTTAGAAGATCCCTGGATGGAACAGATCAAATCTACAGCTTTTAGTACTGTCCTTCTTGATAACTTCATTGAGAAAAATCCCAATGTCGGATATATAGGAACAGATTCTGAAGAAGGCATCGCCATTGCTATAGAGCACCTTACCAAATTAGGGCATGAGAAAATAGCCTTTCTTGATGGTTCGAGAGGATCAATGGTATCCGACCTTAGAATGATAGCTTATCTTGATAGCATGTCAAGTCACCGCTTACCGGTAGATCCTAATCTTGCTGTATATGGATATTTCGTAGCGGATGCTGCTCACTATCATGTACCTACATTCTTGGATCTTGGCGCTACAGCGATACTGTGCGGCAATGACCTTATAGCTTCAGGTGTTATAGAAGAATGCAAGCGAAGCGGCTATAAAGTTCCGGAAGATATAAGTGTTATTGGTTTTGATGATCTTCCTCTGGCGCAGCACCTTGATCCTCCACTTACAACAGTCAAACAGGACAGGATTGAAATCGGAAAATGCGGATTCTATATATTAAGAGCTATGAATGAACACATATCTCTTTCCAAGAACCTGCTAAGACCATCTCTTTCTGTAAGATCATCAACAGCTATTGCAAAGCCAAGACTTGCAAAGCGCCACAGTTTGGACAAAGATTCTGTTATAAGTGCTAATCCCGAACTATATGCACAGTTCCAGCAGCACAGACAGATCAGATGA
- the purN gene encoding phosphoribosylglycinamide formyltransferase, with product MLKIAVCVSGGGTNLQAIIDGIESGIIKDTQIVLVFSNNPNAYALERAKKAGIKAVCKSPKEYPSRDDFNKDFLATLKEAEPDLVVLAGCMVVIPKEIVRAFPNRIINIHPALIPSFCGQGYYGLHVHEKVLERGVRVTGATVHFVDEGTDTGPIILQKPVMVEQGDTPEVLQRRVMEQAEWKIMPMAINLIAQGKIKVEDRKVIIDEYDPMGL from the coding sequence ATGCTAAAAATTGCAGTATGTGTATCAGGCGGAGGAACAAATCTTCAAGCCATAATTGATGGTATAGAATCAGGGATAATAAAGGATACACAGATCGTATTAGTGTTCTCCAATAATCCCAATGCCTATGCTCTTGAAAGAGCAAAAAAAGCAGGAATTAAAGCTGTATGCAAATCTCCCAAGGAGTATCCTTCAAGGGATGATTTCAACAAGGACTTTCTTGCTACACTTAAAGAGGCAGAGCCTGATCTTGTTGTACTTGCAGGCTGCATGGTTGTTATACCAAAAGAAATAGTAAGAGCATTCCCTAACAGGATCATCAATATCCATCCTGCTCTTATCCCATCTTTCTGCGGACAGGGCTATTATGGACTTCATGTACACGAGAAGGTTCTGGAAAGAGGAGTAAGAGTTACTGGTGCGACAGTTCATTTCGTGGATGAAGGAACTGATACAGGTCCTATCATCTTGCAGAAGCCTGTAATGGTAGAACAGGGGGATACACCTGAAGTTCTCCAAAGGCGTGTAATGGAGCAGGCAGAATGGAAGATCATGCCTATGGCTATTAATCTTATCGCTCAAGGCAAGATCAAAGTTGAAGATCGCAAGGTGATCATAGATGAATATGATCCTATGGGATTATGA
- the purD gene encoding phosphoribosylamine--glycine ligase — MKVLVVGGGGREHAMVEAISRSKHVDKIYCAPGNAGIAKLAECVPFGVMEFDKIGEFAKDNGVDLVVCSQDDPLCAGIVDALEEKGLRVFGTRKNAAIIEGSKAFSKDLMKKYGIPTASYETFTDADKAKEYLRTNAKFPIVLKADGLALGKGVLICQSLEDAISGVDEIMLDKKFGSAGNEMVIEEFMTGREVSVLAFVDGKHYKLMSSSQDHKRAGDGDTGLNTGGMGTFSPSPFYTDEINKIACETIYQKTVDAMAAEGREFKGVLYFGLMMTSEGPKVVEYNTRFGDPETQVVLPRMKTDIIDVMNAVIDGTLDKIDLEFEDKAAVCVVLASEGYPVKYEKGKVISGLEAFDEIEDGYCFHAGTKFDEHGNVVTNGGRVLGITAKGNTLKEARENAYKLTELVSFDGKYMRHDIGKALDEI; from the coding sequence ATGAAAGTCCTGGTAGTCGGTGGGGGCGGCCGCGAACATGCGATGGTCGAGGCAATTTCCAGAAGCAAACATGTTGATAAGATTTATTGTGCACCTGGTAATGCAGGTATTGCAAAACTTGCAGAGTGCGTTCCTTTTGGAGTTATGGAGTTTGACAAGATTGGAGAATTTGCCAAGGATAATGGTGTAGATCTTGTTGTATGCAGTCAGGACGATCCGCTTTGCGCAGGTATTGTAGATGCCCTTGAAGAAAAGGGACTTAGAGTATTCGGCACAAGGAAGAATGCGGCTATTATTGAAGGCAGTAAAGCTTTTTCCAAAGATCTTATGAAGAAGTATGGTATCCCTACAGCTTCTTATGAGACATTTACTGATGCCGACAAGGCAAAAGAATATCTTAGAACTAATGCAAAATTCCCTATTGTACTTAAAGCAGACGGACTTGCGCTTGGTAAGGGTGTTCTTATATGCCAGAGTCTTGAAGATGCTATATCAGGCGTTGATGAGATAATGCTTGATAAGAAGTTCGGAAGCGCCGGCAATGAGATGGTCATCGAAGAATTCATGACAGGAAGAGAAGTATCTGTTCTTGCATTTGTTGATGGAAAACATTACAAGCTTATGAGCTCTTCTCAGGATCATAAGAGAGCCGGAGACGGAGATACCGGTCTTAATACAGGCGGAATGGGAACATTCTCTCCAAGTCCTTTTTACACAGATGAGATCAATAAGATCGCTTGCGAAACTATATATCAGAAGACAGTTGATGCTATGGCGGCAGAAGGAAGAGAATTCAAAGGCGTTTTGTATTTTGGCCTTATGATGACTTCAGAAGGACCAAAGGTCGTAGAGTACAATACAAGATTTGGCGATCCTGAAACTCAGGTTGTACTTCCTCGTATGAAAACTGATATAATAGATGTCATGAATGCTGTAATAGATGGCACTCTTGACAAGATAGATCTTGAATTTGAAGACAAAGCAGCCGTTTGTGTTGTACTTGCTTCAGAAGGATATCCTGTCAAATATGAAAAGGGTAAAGTTATTTCAGGACTTGAAGCATTCGATGAGATTGAAGATGGGTACTGCTTCCATGCAGGAACTAAGTTCGATGAACATGGTAATGTTGTAACAAATGGGGGCCGGGTGCTTGGTATTACAGCTAAGGGAAATACACTTAAAGAAGCCAGAGAAAACGCATATAAGCTTACAGAGCTGGTAAGTTTCGATGGTAAATATATGCGTCACGACATCGGTAAGGCACTTGATGAGATCTGA